The nucleotide sequence GAATTCACGGCGATCCTGCCCCTCGTCCGTGAGCAGTGAATCGAAGTCGAGCCGGTTGACCGCCGGCTGTTCCCGGAGCGCGTCCAGACGCGCCCGACACGTATCGAACAGCTGCTGATAATAGAGATCCCCTCTGTTCGTATCTACTCTGGCACTTTTCGAGGTGAAGAGCTTCCGCACCCCATCAATTCGTTCCGCCATCATTTCCTCCTCATAAGTGAATGATCATTCACCATTCTATGTGTCAATAACTTAAACTTATCTAAAGTTGGGCTATAGCGCCCTTCCTGCCGAATTTCCTATATATTTTCCGGACTTGCTTCTGGCATCAAAAATCCCATAAAAAGCCCTGCAGCAAAGCGTTCCCGCCGGATCAGGCGACGTTCGCTTCTTCGGGCACTAATGTCTCTAAACCCTCCGGATAGCCCGGCAGAAGCGCCTGAAGCGCCACGACACTGCCGAAAACGATGATGGCCGGACCTTCTATCGCCTCGGCGGCTCCGGCAAGTCCGCCGAGGGTCGTCACGCGTGTCTGCTGGTTCGGACGTGTCGCATTGGAGACGATCGCCGCCGGCAATGCCGGATCAAGCCCGTGCGCCAATGCGGCATCGCGTATGGCCCCCGCTAGCGTCAAACCCATCAGGACCACGGTGGTGTGGCCGGGCAGTCCGAGCAGGTCGATCCACGACAGCTCCGTCCTTCCCCCTTCCACATGGGCCGACACGACCGAAAAGCCGGAGGCGTGCCCCCGGGCGGTCACGGGGATGCCCGCCCCCGCCGGTCCCGCGACTGCGGATGATACGCCCGGCACCACACTGACGCGGAAGCCTTTTTCGGCCAAGTAGGTTGCCTCCTCCGCCCCGCGTCCGAAGATATAGGGGTCGCCGCTTTTCAACCTGGCAACGCTGCACCCCTTCTCCGCATACTGCACGATCATATGGTTGATCTCATCCTGCGTACGGCTGTGGCACCCCTTGCGCTTGCCCACATAGATCTTAATGCTCTTTGTCGGGATCAGGGCCAGGATCTCCTCGCTGATCAGATGATCATACAGGACAACATCAGCCTCTTTTATAATATGATACGCCTTGAGCGTCAACAGTTCCACATCCCCGGGACCGCACCCTACCAGGGAGACGCCGGCGAGCAGACGGCCGGCTGCTTTGCGCGTCGCAGCGGCATCGACCATCCCCCCGGAACGTTCACCGGCTTTCTCCCGTGCGAGCTGTTCAAGCTGCAGCGGCAGCACGCGCCGTATCTTGTCCCGGACACACTGCGTCAGCGTCGGGCTCGCCCCGTCACTCGAGACGGCGATCTTGAGCGGCCCGTAGTGCAGTAGGGAAGCGAAGTAGAAGTCACACAGCGACGGGACGTCGACAATGTTAAGCAAAAAGCCCCTTGCAGCTTTCAGATCGGTCAGCATCTTCGTCACGGCGTTGTTGCCGGTAGCGTCAATGACCACCGATGCCCTCTTCAAATCGCCGGCTGTCACTTTTTTGCGTAACACTCTGTGCAAAGGCACGCCTGCAAAGCCGGCATGGACGGAGGGTGCAATCACCGTCGCCGCAATCCCGTTGGCCGCCAGGACTTCCGCTTTGTGCAGCCCCACTTTTCCCGCACCGATGAGGACGACCCCGCCCTCCTTCGGTTTAAGCAGTACCGGAAGCGACGCCGTTTTCATGTTTCTCTCCCAAACTCCGAACTGTTTTTCGGATCGATGCAAGCAGGTAGTCGATATCGGCGATCTCCTGCGAATAGTGAATGCTGATGCGCACCCATCCAGGGCGTGTCTCCAGCTCCGCATCATCCGCCAGCCCGAGCAGATCGTGCCCGTACGGGCCCGCGCACGAACAGCCCGCACGGGTCTGGACCCCCCACTTTTCC is from Sulfurimonas sp. HSL-1656 and encodes:
- the cobA gene encoding uroporphyrinogen-III C-methyltransferase, whose product is MKTASLPVLLKPKEGGVVLIGAGKVGLHKAEVLAANGIAATVIAPSVHAGFAGVPLHRVLRKKVTAGDLKRASVVIDATGNNAVTKMLTDLKAARGFLLNIVDVPSLCDFYFASLLHYGPLKIAVSSDGASPTLTQCVRDKIRRVLPLQLEQLAREKAGERSGGMVDAAATRKAAGRLLAGVSLVGCGPGDVELLTLKAYHIIKEADVVLYDHLISEEILALIPTKSIKIYVGKRKGCHSRTQDEINHMIVQYAEKGCSVARLKSGDPYIFGRGAEEATYLAEKGFRVSVVPGVSSAVAGPAGAGIPVTARGHASGFSVVSAHVEGGRTELSWIDLLGLPGHTTVVLMGLTLAGAIRDAALAHGLDPALPAAIVSNATRPNQQTRVTTLGGLAGAAEAIEGPAIIVFGSVVALQALLPGYPEGLETLVPEEANVA